The DNA segment TTTAAGTTATAAGTGGAACTGGCTGCAAGAACATTGGTCCGGAACGTGCATGCACGATGACAAAGATCCGAAGAGAACCTATGGACAAGTTTTTGGTTCGGACGGTTCGGACGGTTATATCTCAGGATGGGGAGCTTGGAATCCTGATAGAAACCAATACCAACAACAGTACGCAAATCTAAATGACGAGTATTGGGGCTGTCATGGCAGTGCTTTTGAATTTTTGCTTTGGAAACTAAGAGACACAACTAGTTTTCATTTTGATTTATACATAGACGATGGCGACACAGCGTGGAATCCCGAAGACCATTTGAAAGCGAATGAAGTTGTCGAGGGCGAAAATTCTTATCACGGTTGGTCCAATCCACCGGAGTACGATGAAGCTACCGTTTCTATCCGTCCAACTTTTGAATATAGTTTCGGATGTGTAAAGAATCAGCCTTGGAAAATGATTGCACACGAGCAGGTTACCGGAGTCACACCCGATCTTACCTTGCCCAGTGATACATTCGGGGATGGATCCAATACCGGAGGGGATAACTGGCCACAGCGTTGGAAAGAAGATGATAGTTCGAGCAGCGATGGAAAAACTCCTGTAAAGGATCAGTGCAGCGATGATTTTCTAACCACCACCCCTTCGATTAGTTTCGCAGCTTCAGATAGCTGGTCGGTTACGGCAGACGGTTCTAATAAGGTTAACATTTCTGAAGCAGCTATATCCAACGCACCCGAGGCGGGACATCAAATATGGGATGAAACGCCTACCGCCTATACCGTTATCAAAGCGGAGTACGCGGACGGTGGAGGAGTTGATCTGTACTTTGATAAGGACATGCCTTCGGGCTCTAACACAGTTTATTATAATTCATACATATCCAGTCGCCACGGAGCAAACTACGGAGACACAAATCAAAGAGGTTTCTGGGACAACCTGCTAAACATTTTAAGAGAATGCCATGACTTGCTCCATCTTTTGAAGTTTAAGGAAATACGAGCTAGCTTAGAGAATTGGAATTATGAATTAACCAGAATGGAGTATTGGGAGGGCTCTTCGGCTGAAGATGTGACGAATCAGTGGGAGAATTATATTCAACAAAATAGGCCCGCTGATCCTGCTGAATTCAGGGAAAAGGGTGTCAAGGACACGGGCAACTATCCCAGCACGTTTTGGATTGCAAAAGAATTTGGGTGGTCTGAAGTTGAATATTCCGATCCAAAGGAGTACTTAGGTGGCGTTACAAACCTTTGGCGAGAGCACATGTTCCGTCTTATTATAGACGAAGGCTGGCACAGCGACAGAGTCCCATTGCCGCAAAATACGGTTCGATGTCGATTAAAAATGCAAGCATCTGACAATGGGGATGTGCCTTATTACGACCAATATGATGACGATCCGCTGCCTTGCGGTTATATATCCCCCAAAGTAAACGTGGACGGCAAAACAACTGTTAGTCTTCCTATCGGCTCGGGTTATGACATTGTCTACCGGTATATTGACATGGAGCCGATGGGGGACGGGACCTATGAATATGTACGAATATACTTGGATCATCCAGTTACGGTTATTACTTGCGGGACCAATCCAGACGATGGCGTTCTATTCTCCCGTGCTCGTATCGAAGCCGATCCAAATCAAGAGTTCTTGGTTGAGTACCAATGGAATGACTATGACTTAGAAATTTGGGATAGAACCTATGAACTGCAAGATCAAAATCCGCAAGATCCTACCACTGATACTGACCCACCGCAGCCAACTGCTGGAATGTACAACACCCCTAAGATAACAGACCTGAATGCTGATTATTATAACGGTGACTATGGTTCACCTTATTCTGATCAGACTTACGAGCCCGATTGGGTTCTTGTAATGGAAAGCTACATAATGGAGGATCGTGGCAGCCCTCCGGTTAGTTATCAATACTCAGAAAAGTTTAATGATGGTCCCTCTCGTAGCTGGTCCACAACTATAAAATTTACACACCACTTCTTGGACAAAGACGATGTCCAGTACCAAATAGATAATAACAACGCCCGAAGCTGGCAGTACCAAGTAAAGGCTAAGGACACAAAAGGAAACACTGTTTCATCGAATTTCTATGACGTCGATTGGACGGACTGGGATGATGCGTACAGTCCTTAGTTCGAACTAGAGGCGCCTGAATGAAAGGCATGGAACGACGCATATACTTACAAACAGAAAGGCAGGTTATAGATCATGGCTAAAAAATACTGGTACGGCGGCGCGACCGACCACCTCGGCGAATGGGATTATGACAACGCAGCGGGCGGATACACCGGCAGCAACTGGCGGCTGGTCGCAGACGACACCGGCTGCGCCAAGCCCGCGGCGGGCGACGAGGTGTTCATCGACAACCGCGCAGCCTACAACGACACCGACGGCAGGTACCAGGACATCGACACCAACATCGACGCGACCGGCACCGGCACTCCCGACCTGGCAGCGGTGACGATCTCCGCCGACTACGACGGCAACATCGGAGCCGACGGCTCGTACCTAGAGCTCGAGTGCAGCGGCGACGCGGTCATCGAGGGCGAAGGCAGCGTCTATCTAAAGGTCTCGGCTGGCACCGGCGTCAACGCCGACGTCGACAGGCTCGTCGTCAATAAGGCACAGGGCACGCTCTATCTCTCCGGTGCGGAGAACGACGGCTCAAACGTCGCCAAATTCGCCGAGATACTCGCGATCTCGGGCACCCTCAGCATCGCCGACAGCACAGCGGTCGACAAACTCACCAGCTTCGAGGCGGCGACCATCTCGGCGGGCAGCGGCTGCAAAGACGTTCTCAACGGCACACTTGCCGACCTGATCATCGTCGGCGGCACCGTCACCTGGAACTCGCCCATCGACACCGTCGACATCTTCGGCGGGATGCTGCGCTGGGGATCCGACGGCGACACCGCCACCGGCCTTGACTGCAACCTCGCCAATATCTACCCGGCGGGCAGGCTGATATGGCAGACCGCGGACACGGACGTGAGCATCCTCAAAAAGTTCGTCTGCTGCGGCGGCACCCTCGACGCTCAGCAGCCGACCAACAGCCAGTATCGCAAGCAGATCGGCAGCGGTGCATCCGAGGTCTCCGAGGCGTGGTACAATTCCAACCTCCGCCTTGCCGCCCGCACGCTGTCGCTGGCAAGCGGATCGAGCATCAAAAACTACGGAGCACGCATCACCGCCCCGGCGGGCGATTCGATCAGCTTCTGAACCGGCTGAAGCACTAAAAAGAGCCCACCACTTTGCCCCCGCCCGGCGGCAGGCCGACACAACGGCCCCGCCGGGCACTTTTTTTGCCCTTTTGAAAAATTACTGCAAAAACGCAGTATTTCCTTTTGACTTACTGCGAATATGCAGTATACTATTTAATAGAGTTGGTGATAACAAGTTAATAATCAAAAAAACGAAAGGGCAAAACGATGACGACTTATGAAACACTCACAAAAGCACGCGAAGCAGCAAAAACCATTGACGGGGCAAGAATGGTAATCGAGATAGATCACGCCGCCGAAGGCAGATGCTACATCGTCACAAAGTGCAACCTCAAGATGCTCCGCAACGCACTGAGCCGCAAGCCGATGGCCGAGATCGACCGTGTTGTCGACGAGCACTGCATCACAGAGCCGACTGAGCCGAGCGAAACCGAAAAGCTGCTCGCAAAAAGGGCGAGCCTGGTATCTCGCAGCTACAGCAGTGCACACCCCGCATCAGCCGCCTACGCTGCCGCAATGCAGGCAGCAAAGGACCTTGAGGCATTCGACGCCGATAACCCCGAGATAGCAGCACAGGCAAAGCAGCAGGCCGCAGAAGCCGCAGCCGACCGCCAGGCACGCATCGAGAGCAGTGATCGCTGCCGTCGCATCCGCAATCTGGCAGACTAACCAACCAACCGCCCCGCCTCGGCGGGGCATGCTTAAAACCCCAAAAACAGGAGGTAGCAAAATGAAACTTGAATACAGATATGGCCAGCAATGTCAAGGCAGAAACCAGCGTACAGTTGCAGAAATCGAAAGCGACGACCTCGGCGAGATAGCCGACTGGCTGCAAGAGCAATTCGAGGAATATAGCGACAACAACGTAATCAGGCCGTGGGAATCTTTGCAAGACCCTGATTTACAAGACACGCTCGCGGAATACAACGAGGACATGCGGACACGGCTGACCGTTGCATTGACTGATTCGCCCGTGCCTGTTTACGAAATTTGGCACGACGGCATCGCGTATTATTACCGATATTATTGCAAAGCTAGCCTTATCTTGATGATGTATGAGCACTCGCCCGACGATTATGATTTAGTCGGGGATGATTCAGATGTTTACAATTTGGCGAAACTTTACGACGCACTCGCTCGCTACTATTGGGGTGAAAATGAGTATGAGCAAGAGCACTTGGATATCATAAATCGCAACAGGGATAAAGTTTTAAAGCTGGCTGACCCGGGCGGCGACGAAGTCGCAATGGGTGCGAATGCGTGGCAAGAGTGCATTGAGGAGGGCAATTAACATGACAACCGACAAACCAATGGGCAGCAGTTACGGACGCGAGCGAGGCGATTTGAGCGGCGCGGTATACATCGACCAGTTACGCAAATATGACCAGACCATCTGGTACGACACCCGCGATGAGGAGTTTGTCAAGTATGCGGAGAAGGCGGCGACCTGGCCGGAATTTATCGAGATATGCAACCGCCATAACCGCAATCTGACCATCTCGCCGAACCTGACTTACATGCTCTCTCGCAGTCAAACGCAGTTTCGGCAGATCGTCAAAGACGCGATGGCCGAGCAGGATTTAAAACCCTGGCAGCTCGAAAAGCTCACCGGCGTGCCCGACAGCACGATCTACCGGTTTTTGCAGGGCGCATCGCTGGGCAGCGACAAACTGCAGTTGATCCTGGAGGCGCTCGGCCTCAGCATCAGATAGCCGATCAGGTAACGCCCTTGGCGTTATCATCAACTCGGGGCACGTCCGCGGTGGGCGTGCCCTTTTTTAAAAATTTTCTTCATCCCCCGCAAACTCCACGTCGCCCGGCTCCAGCTCCTCGCCGGTGCGTATCTTCGCCTTGATCTTGAAAAAGCTGTTGGGCGTCAGCCTTACCGCCAGGAACACACCGACGTCGCCGATGTCCTGGTACGGTATGCTTGTCGAGTCCTTGTACGCCTCCATCTGCTCGCCGATGTGATCGCTGAGTCTGATTGTCCTGCGTGTTCGTGCCATGGCGGCAGATAATACCAGATATTTGGCGTATGCAAAAGACAGCAATTGACAGATTTTGACAGCAAAACACAGCACACCGCCCGCAAATCGGTAATGTTAACCACTTTGCGGGCCGATAATTCCTGTGCAAGGGAGGTTTCAACCGCCAGTTGTTATCGATTTTGCGAGGTGACCATGGACAAGCGATCAAGCGTTAGCGCTGTATCTGCGCCCAGACGAACAGACGAACGAACCGCCCGTGATCTGGACTTTGCCCGCGAACGGCTGTTGAAAAATATCCAGGAAAGACTCCGCGAAAAAGATACCCTTTACCTGATCGCCCTGCACGACTGGCTGAGCGACTAATCCCCCGCAGCGGAGACAGACAACGGAGGCACCAGCGATTCGGGCAGAGGCTCCGTTTCAGGGTATCCGGGCACTTTGTCATCCCAGACGGAAACGACGCCGTCATAGGCTGTTTCGATGCTCTCGGCCAGGCTTTCATCAGCCGATTCACTAGCGGTATAAACAGACATCAACCATACATTGCTATTGTTAAGTAACTTCACAATGTCTGATTGCTTTTTTGCTTCCCAAAATGCTGCTGTTTGCAGGTTTCCCGCAACCATCGATAAATTATTGTCAAAGTGAGAGCCCCCCCAATTGGTGACTTCTTGTTCCAACTCATCTATTTTCGGTTCTAAAATACTAAACAATCCAATACAAAGTCTTGCTGCGTTTTTCGTCTCCGGCCTGCTCATCATATCTTTGACGTGGTCAATTGGATCGTCGTCGGTCGGCTTAAAATACTCGCAGACTGAATTCCGTAAACGCGCAAATGATTCTATACGCCCTGCAAATCTCCCCAACTCCCATGTTTTCTCGACTAAAATATCCTGCTTCGCTTCAAGCCGGGTGTTCGCTCGCCTGAGCTTGTCCAGTTTGACAGCCGTCTTATCCGCATCAGCCATCCTTGCACCAATCTCGCTCTGCGTTGTCCTGGTGGTCAGCACACCGCCCAAAAATCCGCCCAAAGAGCACAACATTCCCATGATCACAAACCAGATAATCATTGCCGAACGATTCATTTTCGCCTCCTGAAGAATATTTTTAAGCAGGTAAACTATAAAAATATACCCCGAAAAGCACGCCCCCGCAAGCGGTCAACCGACCTTTTCGCGGGAAATCTTCACGCCCGCCCCTTCCGCATCCTCTTGGTCGAGCTGTTCGTTCAGCATGATCAGCTCGTTTCTAATGATTCGCTGATTAGCGATCATTTCGCTGATGCGCAGTACTTTAGCCGCAATACCCGAAGATATCATGGCAAGTGCAAAAGTTCCGGTGATGACTGATATCACGCCTGCAATTGCCCCCTCTATACCACCATCCATGGTTCCAAGCCCGACAAATGCTGTGAACGTAAGGAGCATAGCTCCCTCTAGAATAAAGAGGCCCGCCATGCTGTCATTGTCAGACGGCATTTTTACGCGACGACCTTTTTGCAACCGACCATCACTTTTTGTTGATCGCTTGGTCCGGACATGCGAGGTCCCGCACCGAGGGCACGCTGCAAGATTACCGTCATTTGGGTCCGGAAAAAATCTGTAATAACAATCCAGGCATCTAATCTGTTCAGTTTGCTCCTGCTCGTCTTCGGCCTGCGGTTCAGGTTTGGTTTGCTCGGCCACCTCGAACGAGTGCCCGCACGCCTTGCACTTTACCTTTTTGCCCGCCCAGTCTTCTCCGACCTCGTAAACCTTTTGACAGTTGCCGCATCTAACCTGCATTTTCCTTTTCCTCCAGCTTTTTGAGTCGCTGCGAGACGCCCTCCTGGTCGGCGATCATCTTTGAAAATTCCTCCCTCACCTTCTCATCGCAGCTTTTAAATGCTTCCTTCAGTTCCTGCATCTGCTCTCGTTCGTTGCCGGCGGGTTTGGGTGCCAGCTTCGTCCGCAGATCGTTGAGTTTGGCCTGGTCCTCCGGCGCGAGTACCTCAAAATGCGTCTGAGCGTCCTCGACGGCCGCCACCGCCTCGCCCAGCGGCTCGGGCTCTCGCGGCTTTTCCTCCGCATCAACGCCCGAGCGGGCCAGCTCATCACGCACGATCCCCCGCACAAGCTCCTCGAAGCCCTCACTGCCCGCCGGGGCGTGCAGCAGCATCGCCTTGACGTGCTCCGGCAGCCGCATAAACAGTTCAAGCAGTACCGTCATCAACTTCCGTCTGACCAAACCGTGCTGGTCAATGTAGGCGTTGACTTGCTCGGCAAGCCCTTTTTCTATGTCTGCCCCGAAATTTTTTTCGTTTGGTCCTCGTGCCATAAGCGCATATTACACCGACACTTAACTAAGTGTAACCTCCAATCTTCTCGTACTTCCCCAGAAATTCCCGTACTTTTTACTTGCAGCCTCTTGTATTCTCCCTTAATTATAAAATCATACTCAACGAGGAGTACTTAATCAGCGATAGGAGCTGGCCGACAAAATGACAAATTCAGGTCGCAAATCAAATTTGGAACACAGATCGGCAAAAACTTCACGGCACGGTCGTCCCGACCTTTCTTCCGCCCGGACGTTCGGCGGATCCGAGAGACACACGAACACAGTCACAATCGCTTCTCACACAGCTCCCGCCGATTCCACGGCTGCCCCCTACGCAGGCGGCCCGTGCGGCAGGAGTACTCCTCGGCCCGGCGCCGGTTCCGACCGCGCCGGGTATATTTCATTATCCCAAGTAATCAATTGTATGTACTGTTCGTCGACGATGGGCTGTCCATCGCGTGACTGCCCTGTATATATTCTACCCGACAGCAGCAGGACGCGGCGGACAAAAACCGCCGGCACGGTATAAATTAAACGAGATCGCGGCGAAAGGTCCCATAAACGCCTTCGCGAGATCGAGAGTAACAAAGATTTTTTAACCGGATTTGTCAAATCCGGCGTCGAATAAGCAAATAAACGTGCTCTTTGAAATTTAAATATGCGTGGTTTGGCAGCGCGGGGTCGCATGCAATTAATTAAAATTGTTGCCCTGCGGACCGTCTGCAACGTATAATCAGTATTGAAAATTGCGTTCAGGCGGATCGCAGCCGGTCGAAAGGAGACAGCTATGTCCAAAAAAAGACTGGTAAAATTGCGATTTCGCAAAACTAAGAGCCGTCGGGGAACCGGCGGTGCGTTCTTTTTAGATTTTAATAACCCTAAAACCGGAAAGCGTGTCCGAATCTCTCTCGGCCACGGCAGCTACGAGCGGGCAAAACGCCAGCAGCTCCGCAAGGAAGTGGAGCTGGGCAGCTTTGACGCGGGCGGGTGCGAGGGCGGCAGGCAGCGGCTCAGCGACATTATGATCGTGTACCTGCAGGCGAACAAGTCGATGGCGGCGATGACGCGTGACAAGACGATCAGGGCGTTTGATTACCTGATCGAGGTGGTCGGCGACATCATGCTCGAAAAATTCGACTACTCGCACGCCGAGGCGTTTCAGAATTTTTTCGTCGCCAAGGGCTTTGCCCCGCCGACGGTCAACAGCTACTGCAAGTCGATCTCGCCGGTGTTTTCGTGGGCGATCAGGCACCAGTGGATATTTGTAAATCCGTTCGTGTCGGTCAGCGGACTTCGCGAGGCGAAAGGCTTTGTCAGGGTCTACGAGCCGGCGGAGTTTGCCGCCCTTTGGCGGGTGGTCGATTCGGATCTGTGGCGGGCGAGGATACTGGCTGCAAAGACGGCGGGCCTGCGGCGGGCGGAAGTCTTGAATCTGTGCCGAGGCGACATCGACGAGCGAAGCGGAGTGATCCGTGTTCAGCCCAAGGCGAAGACGTCGACGACGTGGCGGTGGCGGATCAAGGATCATGATGCCCGCGAGGTGCCGTTGGTGCCGGAGCTGGCCGCCCTGCTCAAAAAGCTCGGCAATGCCCTGGACGACGATCAGCCGTATCTGATGATCAGCGGGCATGTGTATCACAACAAGCTCGATGCGAGGATGCGAGGCAGGCTTTCCGATGTGGCACGTTTGTGCCCCGACTGGCAGTTCAGTGCGGAATTTTCGCAGCTTTGCAAGTCCGCGAAAATTTCAAACGCGACTTTCCATGACTTGCGGCGAACGGTGATCACCGAGTGGCTCGAGTCCGGCCTGCAGCCTCACGAGGTGATGCAGCTCGCCGGTCACAGCAGCATCGAGACGACGATGAAATATTACACGGCGACTCGAAAAACACTGCTGGAAAAGGCCAACAAGGCGTCGAGTTTCGCCCTGGCGGGAGTGGCTTAAAAGGGGCAAAAAAACACGTGTGCCAAAAAGTGCCGTTTTCGGCACACGCGAATCATTGTCGATCCAGAAGATAACTCCTGAATCCCCAACAAGTTACAAAAATCGGGGCGACAGGACTTGAACCTGCGACCTCAGCACCCCCAGTGCTGCGCGCTAGCCAAACTGCGCCACGCCCCGATACAGGCGAGTAATTGTACCGGGTGGGTGGGGGCTTGACAATGCTTTTTTGCGCAAAAAGGCATCTTTATCTAAGTCGTTGGATTCAAGTGACTTATATCAGTTTTTGCGAATCTGGAAGTTGGAGCTTAACTGAGGCTTTTATCATGTCGAAAGATAGATTGTAAAATCAGCCTACTATTCAGGACAGGGAAATGATCGCAGAAAAAAC comes from the Anaerohalosphaera lusitana genome and includes:
- a CDS encoding helix-turn-helix domain-containing protein, producing MTTDKPMGSSYGRERGDLSGAVYIDQLRKYDQTIWYDTRDEEFVKYAEKAATWPEFIEICNRHNRNLTISPNLTYMLSRSQTQFRQIVKDAMAEQDLKPWQLEKLTGVPDSTIYRFLQGASLGSDKLQLILEALGLSIR
- a CDS encoding zinc-ribbon domain-containing protein — its product is MQVRCGNCQKVYEVGEDWAGKKVKCKACGHSFEVAEQTKPEPQAEDEQEQTEQIRCLDCYYRFFPDPNDGNLAACPRCGTSHVRTKRSTKSDGRLQKGRRVKMPSDNDSMAGLFILEGAMLLTFTAFVGLGTMDGGIEGAIAGVISVITGTFALAMISSGIAAKVLRISEMIANQRIIRNELIMLNEQLDQEDAEGAGVKISREKVG
- a CDS encoding tyrosine-type recombinase/integrase, with the translated sequence MSKKRLVKLRFRKTKSRRGTGGAFFLDFNNPKTGKRVRISLGHGSYERAKRQQLRKEVELGSFDAGGCEGGRQRLSDIMIVYLQANKSMAAMTRDKTIRAFDYLIEVVGDIMLEKFDYSHAEAFQNFFVAKGFAPPTVNSYCKSISPVFSWAIRHQWIFVNPFVSVSGLREAKGFVRVYEPAEFAALWRVVDSDLWRARILAAKTAGLRRAEVLNLCRGDIDERSGVIRVQPKAKTSTTWRWRIKDHDAREVPLVPELAALLKKLGNALDDDQPYLMISGHVYHNKLDARMRGRLSDVARLCPDWQFSAEFSQLCKSAKISNATFHDLRRTVITEWLESGLQPHEVMQLAGHSSIETTMKYYTATRKTLLEKANKASSFALAGVA